One Mesorhizobium sp. L-2-11 genomic region harbors:
- a CDS encoding HAD family hydrolase, with the protein MAEIKGILFDKDGTLVDFNATWLGVADFMAMDAAEGDRWKADRLLAAAGYDFATKRFKPDSIFASGTNMDVVELWFPRLSDDEQMLAVARFNEITSVQGSAMAVALPGIVETLGVLHRKSYRLGVATNDSTTGAEKTLLTLGVAQLFDAAYGYDAVANPKPAPDTILAFSDLTGLRPAAIAVVGDNRHDLEMARAGGCGLAIGVLSGTGTRESLSQIADVILDSVADLPDLLSARVKETI; encoded by the coding sequence TTGGCCGAGATCAAGGGAATATTGTTCGACAAGGACGGCACCCTTGTCGACTTCAACGCGACGTGGCTCGGCGTTGCCGACTTCATGGCCATGGATGCGGCGGAGGGCGACCGCTGGAAGGCCGACAGGCTGCTTGCCGCGGCGGGCTACGATTTCGCCACCAAACGATTCAAGCCCGATTCCATCTTTGCCTCCGGCACCAACATGGATGTCGTCGAGCTTTGGTTTCCGCGGCTGTCGGATGATGAGCAGATGCTTGCCGTCGCCCGCTTCAACGAGATCACCTCGGTGCAGGGTTCTGCGATGGCGGTGGCGCTGCCGGGCATCGTCGAGACGCTTGGCGTTCTTCACAGGAAATCCTACCGGCTCGGCGTCGCCACCAACGATTCGACCACTGGCGCGGAGAAGACATTGCTGACGCTGGGTGTCGCGCAGCTGTTCGACGCCGCCTATGGCTACGACGCCGTGGCCAATCCGAAACCGGCGCCCGATACGATCCTCGCCTTCTCGGACCTGACCGGCCTGAGGCCTGCGGCGATCGCCGTGGTCGGCGACAATCGCCACGATCTGGAGATGGCGCGGGCCGGCGGCTGCGGTCTGGCGATCGGCGTGCTTTCCGGCACCGGCACGCGGGAATCGCTGTCGCAGATCGCCGATGTCATTCTGGATTCGGTTGCCGACCTGCCCGACCTTCTTTCGGCAAGGGTCAAGGAGACGATCTGA
- the pdxR gene encoding MocR-like pyridoxine biosynthesis transcription factor PdxR, whose product MPQRNDTAIWSGLFRISAESGQTLQAQIRQAIVAAILDRQIAASMPLPSCRILAEKLGVARGTVVLAFQQLVDQGFLVARERRGHFVNPEVLATPAKPHQKAPDQANEIDWKARRQIAASDMPPPAKHDNWIKSSYPFVYGQFDPALFPTAEWRECNRMALAVLEIRNWASDMVDRDDPLLIEQIQARLLPRRGIFANPDEIIVTLGAQNALYMLATLLMTKGSKVAMEDPGYPDARSIFRLAGADVAPIPVDHSGIVTASIPSDSGFVFVTPSHHCPTMVPLSAERRQDLLARANRHNQIIIEDGYDSQLLDEAPQQALKSLDRSGRVIYVGSMSKTLAPGLRLGYIVASAGLISELRALRRFMLRHPPANNQRAVALFLSLGHHEALVRRLSSAFDERRKRLIHAISAFLPEWRSTDSAGGASLWLEGPRGTDSRGLAEAAASRSVIIEPGDRFFDRTEKPSRFMRLGISSIALQHIEPGIRELATAAGRRPAAA is encoded by the coding sequence ATGCCACAGCGAAACGACACGGCCATATGGTCCGGCCTGTTCCGGATTTCGGCGGAATCCGGCCAAACCCTGCAGGCGCAGATCCGTCAAGCGATCGTCGCCGCCATTCTCGACCGGCAAATCGCCGCTTCGATGCCGCTTCCGTCCTGCCGGATCCTGGCCGAGAAACTCGGCGTGGCGCGCGGCACCGTGGTGCTGGCCTTCCAGCAGCTCGTCGACCAGGGGTTTTTGGTGGCGCGCGAACGGCGCGGCCATTTCGTCAATCCGGAGGTGCTGGCGACGCCTGCCAAACCGCACCAGAAGGCGCCGGACCAGGCCAACGAGATCGACTGGAAGGCCCGCCGGCAGATCGCGGCCAGCGACATGCCGCCGCCGGCCAAGCACGACAACTGGATCAAGTCGTCCTACCCCTTCGTCTATGGTCAGTTCGATCCGGCGCTGTTCCCGACCGCCGAGTGGCGCGAGTGCAACCGCATGGCGCTGGCTGTGCTCGAGATCCGCAATTGGGCGTCCGACATGGTCGATCGCGACGATCCGCTGTTGATCGAGCAGATCCAGGCGCGGCTGTTGCCGCGGCGCGGCATCTTCGCCAATCCCGACGAGATCATCGTCACGCTCGGCGCGCAGAACGCGCTCTACATGCTGGCGACGCTGCTGATGACCAAGGGCTCCAAGGTGGCCATGGAAGACCCCGGCTATCCCGACGCACGCTCGATCTTCCGGCTGGCGGGCGCCGACGTCGCGCCGATCCCGGTCGACCATTCCGGCATCGTAACCGCTTCTATTCCCAGCGATTCCGGCTTCGTCTTCGTGACCCCCAGCCACCATTGCCCGACTATGGTGCCGCTGTCGGCGGAGCGCCGGCAGGATTTGCTGGCGCGCGCCAACCGCCACAACCAGATCATCATCGAGGACGGCTATGACAGCCAGCTTCTGGACGAGGCGCCGCAGCAGGCGCTGAAGAGTCTCGACCGTTCCGGCCGCGTCATCTATGTCGGCTCGATGTCGAAGACGCTGGCTCCGGGCCTTAGGCTCGGCTACATCGTCGCCTCGGCCGGGCTGATCTCCGAGCTTCGCGCGCTGCGTCGCTTCATGCTGCGTCACCCGCCGGCCAACAACCAGCGCGCGGTCGCGCTGTTCCTGTCGCTTGGCCATCACGAGGCGCTGGTGCGGCGGCTGTCGAGCGCCTTCGACGAACGGCGCAAGCGTCTGATCCATGCGATTTCCGCCTTCCTGCCGGAGTGGCGCTCGACCGATTCCGCCGGTGGCGCGTCGCTCTGGCTCGAAGGGCCGCGCGGCACCGATTCGCGCGGGCTGGCCGAGGCCGCCGCCTCGCGCAGCGTCATCATCGAGCCCGGCGACCGCTTCTTCGACCGCACCGAAAAGCCGTCGCGCTTCATGCGGCTGGGCATTTCCTCGATTGCGCTGCAGCACATCGAGCCCGGCATCCGCGAACTGGCGACGGCGGCCGGGCGCAGGCCGGCGGCGGCTTGA
- the pgi gene encoding glucose-6-phosphate isomerase, translating to MDQSSFQKLVDALRDHRAARSGSMREAFAADPQRFEKFSASDGDLLLDWSKCAVDAQTMDLLEKLAAAADLEGRRAAMFSGEKINVTEGRAVLHTALRNLGGKGIVLDGQDVKAEVIAVLDAMGAFADAVRSGKAAGATGKKITDIVNIGIGGSDLGPAMATLALTPYHDGPRTHYVSNIDGAHIHDTLKNLSAETTLFIVASKTFTTIETMTNAETARKWVQKALGKEAVGKHFAAVSTALDLVAKFGIAPDRVFGFWDWVGGRYSVWGAIGLPVMIAVGPKNFRAFLDGAHAMDEHFQTAPLASNLPALMGLIGWWHRVICQYPARAVIPYDQRLSRLPAYLQQLDMESNGKSVTLDGGAVSTPTGPLVWGEPGTNGQHAFFQLLHQGTDFIPVEFLAAAIGHEPDLKHHHDLLLANCLAQSEAFMKGRTLEEARAQMLAKGMAPAEVDRIAPHRVFSGNRPSVTILYRQLDPHTFGRLIALYEHRVFVEGTLFNINSFDQWGVELGKELATGLLPVVEGKENAAKRDASTAGLVGHIHRLRGSE from the coding sequence GTGGATCAATCGTCATTTCAAAAACTCGTCGACGCCCTGCGCGATCACCGTGCGGCCAGATCGGGCAGCATGCGCGAGGCCTTCGCCGCCGATCCGCAGCGCTTCGAAAAATTCTCCGCCAGCGACGGCGACCTGCTGCTCGACTGGTCGAAATGCGCGGTCGATGCGCAGACGATGGATCTGCTCGAGAAGTTGGCGGCAGCCGCGGATCTCGAAGGCCGGCGCGCCGCGATGTTCTCGGGCGAGAAGATCAACGTCACCGAAGGCCGCGCCGTGCTGCACACCGCGCTGCGCAACCTGGGCGGCAAGGGCATCGTGCTCGACGGTCAGGACGTGAAGGCGGAGGTTATCGCGGTGCTCGATGCGATGGGCGCCTTCGCCGATGCCGTGCGCTCCGGCAAGGCGGCTGGCGCCACCGGCAAGAAAATCACCGACATCGTCAACATCGGCATCGGTGGGTCCGACCTTGGCCCGGCCATGGCGACGCTGGCGCTGACGCCCTATCACGACGGGCCGCGCACGCATTACGTGTCCAACATCGACGGCGCCCATATCCACGACACGCTGAAAAACCTCTCCGCCGAAACCACTCTGTTCATCGTTGCTTCCAAGACTTTTACCACCATCGAGACGATGACCAATGCCGAGACGGCGCGCAAATGGGTGCAGAAGGCGCTCGGCAAGGAAGCGGTCGGCAAGCATTTCGCCGCCGTCTCGACGGCGCTCGATCTGGTGGCCAAATTCGGCATTGCGCCCGACCGCGTCTTCGGTTTCTGGGACTGGGTCGGCGGACGCTATTCGGTGTGGGGCGCGATCGGCCTGCCGGTGATGATCGCCGTCGGCCCGAAGAATTTTCGCGCCTTTCTCGATGGCGCGCATGCGATGGACGAACATTTCCAGACCGCGCCGCTGGCCAGCAACTTGCCGGCGCTGATGGGGCTGATCGGCTGGTGGCATCGGGTGATCTGCCAATACCCCGCCCGCGCCGTCATTCCCTACGACCAGCGCCTGTCCAGGCTGCCGGCCTATCTGCAGCAACTCGACATGGAATCGAACGGCAAGAGCGTCACCCTCGACGGCGGCGCTGTCAGCACGCCGACCGGCCCGCTGGTCTGGGGCGAGCCCGGCACCAACGGCCAGCACGCCTTCTTCCAGCTGCTGCACCAGGGCACCGATTTCATTCCGGTCGAATTCCTCGCCGCAGCCATCGGCCATGAGCCGGATCTCAAGCATCACCACGACCTGCTGCTCGCCAACTGCCTGGCGCAGTCGGAGGCGTTCATGAAGGGCCGCACGCTGGAGGAAGCGCGCGCGCAGATGCTGGCAAAAGGCATGGCGCCCGCCGAGGTCGACAGGATCGCCCCGCATCGCGTCTTCTCCGGCAACCGGCCCTCGGTGACGATCCTCTACAGACAACTCGACCCGCATACGTTCGGACGGCTGATCGCGCTCTATGAGCACCGCGTCTTCGTCGAGGGCACGCTCTTCAACATCAATTCCTTCGACCAATGGGGCGTCGAGCTCGGCAAAGAACTGGCGACCGGGCTGCTGCCTGTCGTGGAAGGCAAGGAGAATGCCGCAAAGCGGGACGCTTCGACCGCTGGACTGGTGGGACACATCCATCGATTGCGCGGATCGGAGTAG
- a CDS encoding trimethylamine methyltransferase family protein — protein sequence MSVAVEKPDTPTDQRSRRSGGREARRAMRAAPLADDIRPVRAGLEGGSYGPLSENDRERIHEAVLTLLETVGFANAIPSCIEALTKAGATLGEDDRIRFPRGLVLDTIKKAARHFTLHGQDPRHDMLIQGKRVHYGTAGAAVHLVDVEKRCYRESLLQDIYDAARIVEGLDNIHFFQRPMVPRDIPDPLDMDFNTLYACVMGTSKHVGTSFTVRENVKPALDMLYAIAGGEENFRARPFVSNSNCFVVPPMKFAEDACGVLEACVEGGIPILLLSAGQAGATAPAAIAGAVVQAVAEVLAGLVYVNAIKPGHPAIFGTWPFVSDLRTGAMSGGSAEQAVLTAACAQMAQFYDLPGGSAAGMTDSKLPDIQSGYEKGITDVMAGLAGLNLVYESAGMHASLLGFCLESLIIDNDMLGHCLRCVRGIEVTDESLSIDTIADVCLKGPGHYLGHEQTLRLMQTEYFYPAVGDRFSPKEWNEKGRPDILQRAIIEKKRILAERFPRHVPRPVDDKLRARFGNLIHLPRSGMGG from the coding sequence ATGTCAGTGGCTGTCGAGAAGCCGGATACGCCCACGGACCAGCGTTCGCGGCGTTCCGGCGGGCGCGAAGCGCGTCGCGCCATGCGGGCGGCACCCCTTGCCGACGATATCAGGCCGGTGCGCGCCGGCCTCGAAGGCGGAAGCTACGGTCCGCTCAGCGAAAACGATCGCGAGCGCATTCACGAAGCGGTGCTGACGCTGCTTGAAACGGTCGGCTTCGCCAACGCCATCCCATCCTGCATCGAGGCGCTGACCAAGGCCGGCGCCACGCTCGGCGAGGACGACCGCATTCGTTTTCCGCGCGGGCTCGTCCTCGACACCATCAAGAAGGCCGCACGCCACTTCACCCTGCACGGCCAGGATCCCAGGCACGACATGCTGATCCAGGGCAAGCGCGTGCATTACGGCACGGCGGGCGCCGCTGTGCATCTGGTCGACGTCGAGAAACGCTGTTATCGCGAGTCGCTGCTGCAGGACATCTATGACGCCGCCCGCATCGTCGAAGGGCTCGACAACATCCATTTCTTCCAGCGGCCGATGGTGCCGCGCGACATTCCCGATCCGCTCGATATGGATTTCAACACGCTTTACGCCTGCGTGATGGGCACGTCGAAGCATGTCGGCACTTCCTTCACGGTACGCGAGAACGTCAAGCCGGCGCTCGACATGCTCTATGCGATTGCCGGCGGCGAAGAGAATTTTCGCGCCCGGCCTTTCGTCTCCAATTCGAACTGTTTTGTCGTGCCGCCGATGAAATTCGCCGAGGATGCCTGCGGCGTGCTCGAGGCCTGCGTCGAAGGCGGCATTCCGATCCTGCTGCTGTCGGCCGGCCAGGCGGGCGCCACGGCGCCGGCGGCGATCGCCGGGGCGGTGGTGCAAGCAGTGGCCGAGGTGCTCGCCGGCCTCGTCTACGTCAACGCCATCAAACCCGGCCATCCGGCGATCTTCGGCACCTGGCCGTTCGTCTCCGACCTCAGGACCGGCGCCATGTCCGGCGGCTCGGCCGAGCAGGCGGTGCTGACCGCGGCCTGCGCCCAGATGGCGCAATTCTACGACCTGCCTGGCGGTTCGGCCGCCGGCATGACGGATTCGAAACTGCCCGACATTCAGTCCGGTTACGAAAAGGGCATCACCGACGTGATGGCCGGCCTTGCCGGCCTCAACCTTGTCTATGAATCGGCCGGCATGCACGCCTCGCTGCTCGGCTTCTGCCTGGAAAGCCTGATCATCGACAACGACATGCTCGGCCATTGCCTGCGCTGCGTGCGCGGCATCGAGGTGACCGATGAGTCGCTGTCGATAGACACCATCGCCGACGTTTGCCTGAAGGGCCCGGGTCACTATCTCGGCCACGAGCAGACGCTGCGGCTGATGCAGACGGAATATTTCTATCCGGCGGTCGGCGACCGCTTTTCGCCGAAGGAATGGAACGAGAAAGGCAGGCCCGACATCCTGCAGCGGGCGATCATCGAGAAGAAACGCATCCTCGCCGAGCGCTTCCCGCGCCACGTGCCCAGGCCGGTCGACGACAAGTTGCGCGCCCGCTTCGGCAATCTGATCCATCTGCCGCGCAGCGGCATGGGCGGCTGA